One part of the Acinetobacter sp. XS-4 genome encodes these proteins:
- the aroC gene encoding chorismate synthase has product MAGNTIGQLFRVTTCGESHGVGLMAIVDGVPPGLELSEEDLQKDLDRRKPGTSKFATQRKEPDQVKIISGVFEGKTTGTPIGLLIENTDQKSKDYGNIAQTFRPGHADYTYTQKYGFRDYRGGGRSSARETAMRVAAGAIAKKYLAEKFGVLIRGHVTQIGNEVAEKLDWNEVPNNPFFCGDVDAVSRFEALVTSLREQGTSCGAKLEIVAEKVPVGWGEPVFDRLDADIAHAMMSINAVKGVEIGDGFAVAGQFGHETRDELTSNGFLANHAGGILGGISSGQSIRVAIALKPTASITTPGKTINLNREDTDVLTKGRHDPCVGVRATPIAEAMLAIVLMDHFLRHRAQNADVIPPFAPIEP; this is encoded by the coding sequence ATGGCAGGGAACACTATTGGGCAACTCTTTCGTGTAACCACTTGTGGTGAGTCTCATGGCGTTGGCTTAATGGCAATTGTGGATGGTGTGCCACCAGGCCTTGAGCTGTCTGAAGAAGACTTGCAAAAAGATCTTGACCGTCGTAAACCAGGTACTTCTAAGTTTGCGACTCAACGTAAAGAGCCTGATCAAGTTAAAATTATTTCAGGTGTTTTTGAAGGCAAAACGACAGGCACGCCAATTGGTTTATTGATTGAGAATACTGATCAGAAATCAAAAGATTACGGCAATATTGCCCAAACTTTTAGACCTGGCCATGCCGACTATACATATACGCAAAAATACGGTTTTCGTGACTATCGTGGCGGTGGCCGTTCAAGTGCTCGTGAAACTGCTATGCGTGTTGCAGCGGGTGCAATTGCTAAAAAATATTTAGCAGAAAAATTTGGCGTCTTGATTCGTGGACACGTTACTCAAATTGGCAATGAAGTTGCCGAAAAACTGGATTGGAATGAAGTTCCGAATAATCCATTTTTCTGTGGTGACGTAGATGCTGTTTCACGTTTTGAAGCTTTGGTGACTTCTTTACGTGAACAAGGAACAAGCTGCGGTGCTAAGCTAGAAATTGTAGCTGAAAAAGTTCCTGTAGGCTGGGGTGAACCTGTTTTTGATCGTTTAGATGCTGACATTGCTCATGCGATGATGAGCATTAATGCGGTTAAAGGTGTAGAAATTGGTGATGGTTTTGCAGTTGCTGGACAATTTGGTCATGAAACACGTGATGAATTGACCAGTAATGGCTTTTTAGCGAATCATGCTGGTGGGATTTTGGGCGGTATCTCAAGTGGTCAGTCTATTCGAGTTGCTATTGCACTAAAACCAACAGCAAGCATTACGACACCAGGTAAAACAATTAATTTAAATCGCGAAGATACCGATGTGTTGACTAAAGGCCGTCATGATCCATGTGTAGGTGTACGTGCAACACCGATTGCAGAAGCAATGCTAGCGATTGTTTTAATGGATCATTTTTTACGTCATCGTGCTCAAAATGCGGATGTTATTCCGCCATTTGCTCCAATTGAACCTTAA
- the prmB gene encoding 50S ribosomal protein L3 N(5)-glutamine methyltransferase: MERPTISPENLQEAAENLSTIRDFIRFGVSALRQHDAHLGQGTEDYFAESSALVLQTLSLEWSADAEILDAKLLPSEKAEFLSLLERRINDRIPTSYLLNLAYFFNKPFYVDERVLIPRSPIAELIEQRFAPYCLDENGQMREALNNLPENAKPKTPHRILDMCTGSGCIAVALAYAYPDAEIDATDISKEALEVASINTEHHNKQYQVALLESDLFAKIPAENQYDLIVSNPPYVDAEDMADLPEEFLHEPELALAAGQDGLDLVRKMLAEAADYLTEDGLIVIEVGNSEWSMRQNFNTIDFNWLTFQKGGSGIFALTAEQCRRYRKLFEEQI; encoded by the coding sequence GTGGAGCGACCGACGATTAGCCCTGAAAATTTACAGGAAGCGGCTGAAAATTTATCAACAATTCGAGATTTCATTCGTTTTGGGGTATCAGCATTACGTCAACATGATGCACATTTAGGACAAGGTACTGAAGATTATTTTGCAGAAAGCTCTGCATTAGTTTTACAAACCTTATCTCTTGAATGGTCAGCAGACGCAGAAATTCTAGATGCGAAGTTATTACCAAGTGAGAAAGCAGAATTTTTAAGCTTATTGGAACGTCGTATTAATGACCGTATTCCAACATCTTATTTATTAAACCTTGCTTATTTCTTTAATAAGCCATTCTATGTAGATGAGCGTGTACTCATTCCACGTTCACCAATTGCAGAATTAATTGAGCAACGTTTTGCACCATATTGTTTAGATGAAAATGGGCAAATGCGCGAAGCCCTCAATAATTTGCCAGAAAATGCAAAGCCTAAAACTCCACACCGTATTTTAGATATGTGTACAGGTTCTGGATGTATTGCGGTTGCTTTGGCTTATGCATATCCAGACGCTGAAATAGACGCAACTGACATCTCTAAAGAAGCGTTAGAAGTTGCTTCAATTAATACTGAACACCACAATAAGCAATATCAAGTTGCATTGCTTGAATCAGATCTATTTGCCAAGATTCCAGCTGAAAATCAGTATGATTTGATTGTAAGTAATCCGCCGTACGTTGATGCTGAAGATATGGCTGACTTACCAGAAGAATTTTTACATGAACCTGAACTTGCATTGGCAGCAGGCCAAGATGGTTTAGACTTAGTTCGTAAAATGCTTGCAGAAGCGGCAGATTATTTAACTGAAGATGGCCTAATTGTCATTGAAGTAGGTAATTCTGAATGGTCAATGCGTCAAAACTTTAATACGATTGATTTCAACTGGCTCACTTTCCAAAAAGGCGGTTCAGGTATTTTTGCTTTGACTGCTGAACAATGTCGCCGTTATAGAAAACTATTTGAAGAGCAAATATAA
- the trpB gene encoding tryptophan synthase subunit beta gives MQHQINGIALPNEQGFFGEYGGQFIPPHLKEAMDEINVAYEEIRHTAEFQNELSDLFTNYVGRPSPLFYAKRLSEQLGGAQIYLKREDLNHTGAHKINHCLGEALLAKYMGKKKVIAETGAGQHGVALATACALVGIPCEIHMGQVDIEKEHPNVVKMKILGAHLVAVTRGTATLKDAVDSAFEEYLKDPKNFIYAIGSVVGPHPFPKMVRDFQSIIGNEIKDQTHQRFGKSPDYVVACVGGGSNAIGAFTAFLNDPDVKLVGVEPAGHGLDTNMHSATLTLGKPSQIHGMACYVLENEAGEPLPVHSIASGLDYPGVGPQHSFLKDLGRVEYSTATDQECLDAFMTLSRVEGIVPALESSHAVAWAIREAPQLAKETMIVVNLSGRGDKDSDYVAEKLKL, from the coding sequence ATGCAACATCAAATTAACGGTATTGCTTTGCCGAATGAACAAGGATTTTTTGGTGAATATGGTGGACAATTTATTCCTCCACATTTAAAAGAAGCAATGGATGAAATTAATGTTGCTTATGAAGAAATTCGCCATACAGCTGAATTTCAAAATGAATTATCAGACCTCTTTACAAATTATGTAGGCCGTCCAAGTCCTTTATTTTATGCGAAGCGTTTATCTGAACAGTTAGGTGGTGCACAAATTTATTTAAAGCGTGAAGATTTGAACCACACAGGTGCTCACAAAATTAATCACTGTTTAGGTGAAGCTTTACTTGCTAAATATATGGGGAAAAAGAAAGTTATTGCTGAAACAGGTGCTGGTCAGCATGGGGTCGCTTTGGCAACTGCTTGTGCATTAGTGGGAATTCCGTGTGAAATTCACATGGGGCAAGTCGATATTGAAAAAGAACATCCAAATGTAGTCAAAATGAAAATTTTGGGTGCTCATTTGGTGGCGGTAACACGTGGTACAGCAACATTAAAAGATGCTGTAGATAGTGCATTTGAAGAATATTTAAAAGACCCAAAAAACTTTATATATGCCATTGGTTCTGTTGTGGGACCACATCCATTTCCTAAAATGGTTCGCGATTTTCAATCTATTATTGGTAATGAAATTAAAGATCAAACGCATCAACGATTTGGAAAAAGCCCTGATTATGTAGTGGCATGTGTAGGTGGTGGTTCAAATGCAATAGGCGCATTTACTGCATTTTTAAATGATCCAGATGTAAAACTTGTTGGGGTTGAACCGGCTGGACATGGTTTAGACACTAATATGCATTCAGCGACGCTAACTTTAGGTAAGCCAAGTCAAATTCACGGTATGGCGTGTTATGTTCTTGAGAATGAGGCTGGTGAACCTTTACCTGTGCATTCTATTGCTTCAGGGCTAGACTATCCGGGTGTTGGGCCACAACATAGTTTCTTAAAAGATTTAGGACGTGTTGAATATAGCACTGCAACTGACCAAGAGTGTTTAGATGCTTTTATGACACTTTCTCGTGTTGAGGGTATTGTTCCTGCGCTTGAAAGCTCACACGCTGTCGCATGGGCAATTCGTGAAGCTCCCCAATTAGCAAAAGAAACCATGATTGTAGTGAATCTATCAGGTCGTGGAGATAAAGACTCTGATTATGTTGCCGAAAAGCTTAAGCTTTAA
- a CDS encoding VWA domain-containing protein, with protein MFVRLFYTLRKYGVPVTTRELIDLNRAVSEGLVFADQEEFYQLAKTILVKDERFFDKFDRSMKDYFDGIETFDLDELLKQVHKLPKDWFDLELLEKHLTPEQRAELQKAGSLEELMKMLEERLREQHKKHQGGNRMVGTGGTSPFGAFGDHPEGVRIGGPGRKRSAVKVWEQRKYQNLDDDQVLGTRQMQIALRRLRKFARQGAAEELDVDGTIRETAKQGILDVQMVPERRNRIKVLMLFDVGGSMDAHIAQCEKLFSAAKSEFKTLEYFYFHNCLYDYVWKDNYRRTATRMNTWDLFHTYGRDYRVIVVGDASMAPYELKSVGGSVEYMNDETGEVWLRRLRQHFDKTAWLNPETEGYWHYTQTIGWIKEIFENHMYPMTLKGIEDLTRYLSR; from the coding sequence ATGTTTGTGCGGTTATTTTACACCTTACGTAAATACGGTGTTCCAGTTACAACTCGTGAGCTTATTGACTTAAACCGTGCAGTAAGTGAAGGTTTAGTTTTTGCCGATCAAGAAGAGTTCTATCAACTTGCTAAAACAATTTTAGTTAAAGATGAGCGCTTTTTTGACAAGTTCGATCGTTCCATGAAAGACTACTTTGACGGCATTGAAACCTTTGATCTGGATGAGTTACTCAAACAAGTTCATAAGTTACCAAAAGACTGGTTTGATTTAGAACTTCTAGAGAAGCATTTAACTCCTGAACAACGAGCAGAACTCCAAAAAGCAGGTTCCTTAGAAGAACTGATGAAAATGTTGGAAGAGCGGTTACGCGAACAGCATAAAAAACATCAGGGTGGTAACCGCATGGTGGGTACTGGAGGCACTTCACCTTTTGGAGCCTTTGGAGATCATCCAGAAGGCGTCAGAATTGGTGGACCAGGGCGTAAACGTTCGGCAGTTAAAGTCTGGGAACAACGTAAATACCAAAATCTGGATGACGACCAAGTCCTTGGTACTCGTCAGATGCAAATTGCTTTGCGCCGTTTGCGAAAATTTGCGCGCCAAGGTGCAGCTGAAGAGTTGGATGTTGACGGTACAATCCGTGAAACAGCCAAGCAAGGTATTTTAGATGTTCAAATGGTACCTGAGCGTCGAAATCGAATAAAAGTACTGATGTTGTTTGATGTGGGTGGTTCGATGGATGCTCACATTGCTCAATGCGAAAAACTGTTTAGTGCTGCTAAAAGTGAGTTTAAGACACTCGAATACTTCTATTTCCATAATTGTCTCTATGATTATGTCTGGAAAGATAACTACCGAAGAACAGCAACCCGCATGAACACATGGGATCTGTTTCACACCTATGGACGCGACTATCGTGTAATTGTAGTGGGTGATGCCAGTATGGCACCGTATGAGCTGAAATCGGTGGGTGGCTCGGTTGAATACATGAATGATGAAACAGGTGAAGTTTGGTTACGTCGCCTACGTCAGCATTTTGATAAAACAGCATGGTTAAACCCTGAAACAGAAGGGTATTGGCATTACACTCAGACCATTGGTTGGATTAAAGAGATTTTTGAAAATCATATGTATCCAATGACGCTAAAAGGCATTGAGGATTTGACGCGTTACCTTTCTCGATAA
- a CDS encoding MoxR family ATPase — protein sequence MSADTQHFTGTDQYIATDSLKLAVKAARALQKPLLIKGEPGTGKTLLAEQVAQSLGLKLITWHIKSTTKAQQGLYEYDAVSRLRDSQLGDDRVYDIKNYIKPGKLWEAFTSEERCVLLIDEIDKADIEFPNDLLHELDKMSFYVYETNETITATQRPIVIITSNNEKELPDAFLRRCFFHYIEFPDETTMREIIAVHFPNISATLVNEALQVFFKLREIPNLKKPPSTSELIDWLSLLMADDMPEDVLRNRDTSKAIPPLYGALIKNEQDVQLLERLAFMSRR from the coding sequence ATGTCTGCTGATACCCAACATTTTACTGGTACAGATCAATATATCGCGACTGATAGTCTTAAGCTCGCTGTAAAAGCAGCTCGTGCTTTACAAAAGCCTTTACTCATTAAGGGTGAACCTGGCACGGGTAAAACTTTACTTGCTGAACAGGTAGCACAAAGTTTAGGTTTAAAACTGATCACTTGGCATATCAAATCGACAACCAAAGCGCAGCAAGGGTTGTATGAATATGATGCGGTTTCTCGTTTAAGAGACAGCCAGTTAGGTGATGATCGAGTTTACGATATTAAGAACTATATTAAACCCGGTAAATTGTGGGAAGCTTTCACGAGTGAAGAGCGTTGTGTTTTGTTAATTGATGAAATTGACAAAGCCGATATTGAGTTTCCAAATGACTTGCTGCATGAACTCGATAAAATGTCTTTTTATGTTTATGAAACCAATGAAACCATTACGGCAACACAACGCCCAATTGTAATTATTACTTCGAATAATGAAAAAGAATTACCAGATGCTTTCTTGCGTCGTTGTTTCTTTCATTACATTGAGTTTCCAGATGAAACTACAATGCGAGAAATCATTGCGGTTCATTTCCCAAATATTTCTGCAACATTAGTAAACGAAGCTTTACAGGTTTTCTTTAAATTACGTGAAATTCCTAATTTGAAGAAACCACCATCAACCTCAGAGTTAATTGATTGGCTAAGCTTGCTCATGGCAGATGATATGCCAGAAGATGTATTACGCAATCGAGATACATCTAAAGCTATTCCACCTTTATATGGTGCGCTGATCAAAAACGAGCAGGATGTACAACTCCTCGAACGTTTGGCTTTCATGTCTCGACGTTAA
- a CDS encoding YcgL domain-containing protein: protein MHCDIYRSSKKDEMYMYIARPNYPDDTEQADPFENIPEAVVQAFGRATFVMHLELAPTRKLARANVLHVLDSLQTKGFFIQMPPEGLINPNAVEPEGLRGA from the coding sequence ATGCACTGTGATATTTATAGATCGAGCAAAAAAGATGAAATGTACATGTATATTGCTCGTCCAAACTATCCTGACGATACGGAACAAGCTGATCCGTTTGAAAATATTCCTGAAGCTGTTGTACAAGCGTTTGGTCGTGCAACGTTTGTCATGCATTTAGAATTAGCTCCAACACGTAAATTGGCGCGTGCTAATGTTTTACATGTTTTAGACTCATTACAAACAAAAGGTTTCTTTATTCAGATGCCGCCAGAAGGGTTAATTAACCCAAATGCGGTTGAACCAGAGGGCTTACGTGGTGCGTGA
- a CDS encoding HRDC domain-containing protein, with translation MFQFIQQQTDLVDVLQKMDQCSIYGLDTEFIKVDTLWPKLGVCQVNVNGNVYLLDGVSLDLSQFWKRIFLAQQNIFHACGEDIDLIYHYADQEDLLNVFDTQVGLSFLGHGLQVSYQGALKLCLDIDIEKDQTRSDWLARPLSPQQLCYAANDVLYIMKLAHHIQEQLKQKGLYDYVLEDCRSLTKEIISETPTELLYSDVGNYRHSRRQLMQLQNLSEWREYIVKATNQPRSFILRNSTMIDMVEKNPRNSFQLSQVKDIRPNVVREYGKTILELLKDLPNESEWPTKIAKPFKVTSKETLHKMDMVLAHAISETSIPKEVLLRKKWLNAIHQHVLSQGNEQDLPDYLLGWRYELLTQPLIQLFQEEKQSLSI, from the coding sequence ATGTTTCAGTTTATCCAACAGCAAACCGATTTGGTTGATGTTCTTCAAAAAATGGATCAATGTTCGATATATGGACTTGATACAGAATTTATTAAGGTTGACACCCTTTGGCCTAAACTTGGGGTATGCCAAGTCAATGTAAATGGCAATGTCTATCTGTTGGATGGTGTTTCATTAGATCTAAGTCAGTTTTGGAAAAGAATATTTCTCGCACAGCAAAATATTTTTCATGCATGTGGGGAAGACATCGATTTAATCTATCATTACGCTGATCAAGAAGATCTGCTTAATGTGTTTGATACTCAAGTGGGGCTTTCTTTCTTAGGCCATGGACTACAAGTAAGTTACCAAGGTGCTTTAAAGCTTTGTCTAGACATTGACATTGAAAAAGATCAAACAAGATCAGATTGGTTAGCTCGACCTTTATCGCCTCAGCAACTTTGTTATGCGGCAAATGATGTTCTATATATAATGAAGTTAGCTCATCATATTCAAGAACAGCTTAAGCAGAAAGGGCTTTATGACTACGTTCTTGAAGATTGTAGAAGTTTAACTAAAGAAATTATTAGTGAAACACCAACAGAGTTACTCTATAGCGATGTTGGTAATTACCGTCATTCGCGCCGTCAATTGATGCAACTGCAAAATTTAAGTGAATGGCGTGAATACATTGTTAAAGCGACCAATCAGCCACGCAGTTTTATTCTTAGAAACTCAACCATGATTGATATGGTTGAAAAGAATCCACGTAATAGTTTTCAACTCTCGCAAGTTAAAGATATTCGCCCAAATGTAGTTCGTGAATATGGAAAAACTATTTTAGAATTACTTAAAGATTTACCGAATGAAAGTGAATGGCCAACAAAAATTGCCAAACCTTTTAAAGTAACATCTAAAGAAACTCTACATAAAATGGATATGGTGCTTGCCCATGCAATAAGTGAAACTTCTATTCCTAAAGAAGTATTACTTAGAAAGAAATGGCTAAATGCAATTCATCAACATGTTCTTTCTCAAGGGAATGAACAAGACTTGCCTGATTATCTTTTGGGTTGGCGTTATGAGCTATTAACTCAACCACTAATTCAGTTATTTCAAGAAGAAAAACAAAGTCTATCCATTTAA
- the recR gene encoding recombination mediator RecR, giving the protein MFSDRFEQLVQALRILPSVGPKSAQRMALHLLMKNREGAFALAHALHEASSYIHECSVCHSLTEHEICDICASTEREDQLLCVVESPADVMAIEQSGSFRGKYHVLGGHLSPLDGIGPEEIGIPYLIQRLSQGTIEEVILATNATVEGQATAHYLVEATKHLPIQMTRIAQGVPQGGELEYVDSHTLSQAVHNRMRMK; this is encoded by the coding sequence GTGTTTAGCGATAGATTTGAACAACTTGTTCAAGCTTTACGTATATTGCCTAGCGTTGGTCCGAAGTCGGCTCAACGTATGGCATTACATCTTTTGATGAAAAATCGAGAAGGTGCGTTTGCATTAGCCCATGCTTTGCATGAAGCTTCAAGTTATATTCATGAGTGTAGCGTTTGTCATTCTCTAACTGAACATGAAATTTGTGATATTTGCGCCTCAACTGAGCGAGAAGATCAACTATTGTGTGTGGTTGAATCACCAGCTGATGTAATGGCGATTGAGCAAAGCGGAAGTTTTCGTGGTAAATACCATGTTTTAGGCGGACACCTGTCACCCTTAGATGGGATTGGCCCAGAAGAAATTGGTATTCCTTATCTGATTCAGCGTTTAAGTCAAGGCACTATTGAAGAAGTGATTTTGGCAACAAATGCGACGGTAGAGGGCCAGGCAACGGCTCATTATTTGGTAGAAGCGACTAAGCACTTACCTATACAAATGACACGTATTGCTCAAGGTGTACCGCAAGGTGGTGAACTTGAGTATGTAGATAGCCATACCTTAAGTCAGGCAGTTCATAACCGTATGAGAATGAAATAA
- a CDS encoding YbaB/EbfC family nucleoid-associated protein produces the protein MNINMLMQQAQRMQKDMETNIKKAKEELAQTEVQAEAGGGLVKVTMNGRYLVKRIEINPELLQDEPDMIEDLIAAAVNDAVRQAEVISEEKMQKANSGMGLPPGLAGMF, from the coding sequence ATGAATATCAATATGCTCATGCAGCAAGCGCAGCGCATGCAAAAAGATATGGAAACAAATATAAAAAAGGCGAAAGAAGAGCTTGCCCAAACTGAAGTCCAAGCAGAAGCTGGTGGTGGTTTGGTTAAAGTAACCATGAATGGTCGCTATCTTGTAAAACGTATCGAAATTAACCCTGAGTTACTTCAAGATGAACCAGATATGATTGAAGACTTGATTGCTGCGGCGGTAAACGATGCTGTACGTCAAGCTGAAGTTATTTCAGAAGAAAAAATGCAAAAAGCAAATTCTGGTATGGGCTTGCCACCTGGCTTAGCGGGCATGTTCTAA